One Oryza brachyantha chromosome 3, ObraRS2, whole genome shotgun sequence DNA segment encodes these proteins:
- the LOC102699577 gene encoding probable ribosomal protein S11, mitochondrial, translating into MASRRLIASFLRAAAPPRAPSAPGYLFSRATAYSSSAPYTGQGFPPPGSEPASRPGLFARAGDTRQPSYGERVMASQQLRQDYRARTQADVPSTNFGATMSRIAGGEKSSYFRTPSHIYDEYKQSLVNGKRDLVHISLKRNKTFVTVTDVRGNKKTGASAGCLEDRKGRARLSKYAAEATAEHVGRAARKMGLKSVIMKVKGAAFFTKKKKVILGFREGFRGERVREQSPVVFIHDVTQLPHNGCRLPKQRRI; encoded by the exons ATGGCGTCCCGCCGGCTCATCGCCTCCTTCCTCcgggccgcggcgccgccgcgcgccccgTCTGCGCCCGGGTATCTCTTcagccgcgccaccgcctaCTCCTCGTCCGCACCCTACACCGGCCAG GGTTTCCCGCCTCCTGGGTCTGAACCTGCTTCCCGTCCGGGTTTGTTCGCCAGGGCCGGTGACACACGGCAACCTTCATACGGAGAACGTGTCATGGCGTCACAACAGCTGCGTCAAGACTACCGTGCTAGGACACAGGCTGATGTTCCCAGCACAAATTTTGGTGCGACAAT GTCCAGGATAGCTGGTGGTGAGAAATCCTCCTACTTCAGGACCCCATCACACATCTATGATGAATACAAACAATCTTTGGTGAACGGAAAGAGAGATTTAGTCCATATCTCGCTGAAGAGAAACAAGACCTTTGTGACTGTGACAGATGTTAGGGGAAACAAAAAGACCGGGGCCTCCGCCGGTTGTTTGGAGGACAGAAAAGGGCGGGCTCGTCTTTCTAAATATGCTGCTGAAGCGACTGCGGAACATGTCGGGCGAGCTGCCAGGAAGATGGGTTTAAAATCTGTCATCATGAAAGTGAAAGGAGCTGCATTTTTCACTAAGAAGAAGAAAGTGATCCTGGGCTTTAGAGAAGGTTTTCGGGGTGAAAGAGTAAGGGAACAATCTCCTGTCGTGTTCATCCATGATGTGACCCAGCTTCCACATAACGGATGCCGACTTCCCAAACAACGCCGGATCTAG